A window of Torulaspora globosa chromosome 8, complete sequence contains these coding sequences:
- the SCS7 gene encoding fatty acid alpha-hydroxylase (ancestral locus Anc_8.829) yields the protein MSVDQSKTLQLFSRKQVSEHNTADNCWVTVSHRKIYDVSRFLNEHPGGPKYILDHAGEDITEVLKNKTIHEHSESAYEILDEDYLVGYLATEDEEKKLLSNPSHKVEVKLAGADETFDSTTFVSDLPTEDKLSIATDYNKDFKRHHFLDLNKALLPQVLFGNYTRDFYIDQIHRPRHYGKGSAPLFGNFLEPLSKTAWYVIPIVWLPVVLYNVAVAFKHMNPVFTVFFFCVGVIVWTLIEYGLHRFLFHLDDWIPEHNIFFALHFLLHGVHHYLPMDRYRLVMPPSLFVILCAPFYKLVFRLLPLYVAYAGFAGGLFGYVCYDLTHYFLHHSKLPPYMRRLKKYHLEHHYKNYQLGFGVTSWFWDKVFGTYLAPNSPVSQMKYE from the coding sequence ATGTCGGTAGATCAGTCGAAGACGCTACAACTTTTCTCCAGGAAGCAGGTCTCGGAACATAATACTGCGGACAACTGTTGGGTGACGGTTTCTCACCGAAAGATTTACGACGTTAGTAGGTTCCTTAATGAACATCCTGGTGGCCCCAAGTATATCCTGGATCATGCTGGCGAGGATATTACTGaggttttgaagaacaagacTATCCATGAGCATAGCGAGTCTGCTTACGAAatcttggatgaagacTATCTGGTGGGTTATCTAGCTAcagaggacgaggagaagaagctgttgagTAATCCAAGTCACAAGGTTGAAGTTAAGCTTGCCGGTGCTGATGAGACGTTTGACTCTACGACTTTTGTCAGCGACCTACCAACAGAGGACAAGCTAAGTATCGCTACTGATTACAACAAGGATTTCAAGAGACACCATTTCTTGGATCTGAACAAGGCTCTGCTGCCCCAGGTGCTTTTTGGCAACTACACAAGAGATTTCTACATCGACCAGATCCACAGGCCCAGGCATTACGGTAAGGGCTCGGCTCCCTTGTTTGGGAACTTCTTGGAGCCGCTCTCCAAGACCGCCTGGTACGTTATTCCAATTGTTTGGCTGCCAGTGGTGTTGTACAATGTAGCTGTTGCTTTCAAGCATATGAACCCAGTGTTCACAGTGTTTTTCTTCTGTGTCGGTGTTATTGTATGGACCTTGATCGAATACGGACTGCACAGATTCTTATTCCATTTGGATGACTGGATACCAGAACACAACATATTCTTCGCTTTGCATTTCCTCCTGCACGGTGTTCACCATTACTTGCCAATGGACAGATACCGTTTGGTTATGCCACCATCTCTGTTCGTCATTTTGTGTGCGCCTTTCTACAAACTGGTGTTCAGATTGCTGCCTCTGTATGTTGCGTATGCGGGCTTCGCTGGTGGCCTGTTCGGTTACGTTTGCTACGATTTGACCCATTATTTCTTGCACCATTCGAAGTTGCCTCCTTACATGCgcagattgaagaagtatCATTTGGAACATCACTACAAAAACTACCAGCTGGGTTTCGGTGTTACTTCGTGGTTCTGGGACAAGGTTTTCGGAACCTATTTGGCACCAAACTCCCCTGTTTCCCAGATGAAGTACGAGTAA
- a CDS encoding uncharacterized protein (ancestral locus Anc_8.830), giving the protein MVVPDEYVATELKNLEDILHGRPIHSRLHQTIASLPDHCGTMGDNDNLYHMIILLEEAMEADEPAEGSDEQETKKIHEFVEELVLPFTVDELDALNKWFDKFDEDICIPNEGHIKYEITSDGMMVLILDKEYEHLITNVRDFVEANSS; this is encoded by the coding sequence ATGGTCGTCCCAGACGAATACGTCGCTACAGAACTTaaaaatttggaagatATACTTCACGGCAGACCCATCCATTCAAGACTGCATCAAACAATTGCCAGCCTGCCGGACCACTGCGGTACCATGGGCGACAATGACAATCTCTATCATATGATTATTCTTTTGGAGGAGGCGATGGAAGCGGATGAGCCGGCGGAAGGATCCGATGAGCAAGAAACGAAAAAGATACATGAATTCGTCGAAGAGTTGGTTCTTCCCTTCACGGTTGACGAGCTGGATGCCCTGAACAAGTGGTTTGACAAGTTCGACGAAGACATCTGTATACCGAACGAGGGACACATCAAATATGAGATAACCAGCGATGGCATGATGGTCCTCATCCTTGACAAGGAATACGAACACCTGATTACCAACGTTAGAGATTTTGTTGAAGCTAATAGTTCATGA
- the ZDS1 gene encoding Zds1p (ancestral locus Anc_8.831), with the protein MGRVDDRPKLSLEGEDRSSQGNSITESQREKRKSEVLIAAQSIENEVQSVKSLKRISIGSIDLLIDPEMEFRVSNPNARRSWSSNSSSSGEEADIRTISSHENELNINSQASGDIRGTDGPETSFDITSADYLQSSDSVPDGSDTLSSSSYSQRTGSPQHSVRRILTGVGSLRRGGVNAAVSEDSSSVPVDDGSSGPGNSILSKQLFWVPANQHPSVKPENYLELVQDTLHSIQLDDKDEMPDSADQNDADLASFERAPIDLARKRDSLVRRPSRLRKSYTEFEDDAESEEDENYQEGYRKAADEAKGPGQSLRGSMRAVSLKDITEELNKISNNAGLTSSDAITLARTLSMAGTYSNADNNSKEGDVTKGGPNTINAYGSTKYEDEGEFASNMLMRYGVVIPARSSLRRSKFNTYRIRSSGSTSSLTSEHSNVENRGVTEIKEQARASHESRKELSVKHQPDRNDLVKAKLPTEKQTESTLSSPSTISDFQDIYDHYRHSSVEWEKELDVGLPRQADSPLANSYVKLREKEIHAVGNSPSIQDTKLLETGSLAENEEDPAAIAAQDSSEKKSSWSWLNGITTRDSIAEKQVKSDSKPLATPDDEAYLSNNLERVRDHSRAHLGKLANQSSNHSKNRHSPIFNASESAKPGRPPAESDGASSNSSNLKRQRFEKKFVNLFKRKAKNKLTGHKISKDSVNGDASGNSSGENLPRSGKLNKNHIKLKSESGAEEHLRNAQSALGHVSSGGPEEHSAKQESDVDELPALQPAVSVTSLKSNHGLTNEPSVVESVRELNGDDSQDVSADQSADSSIDLMQEALVIKEPTNDLQANGKPVPPPSNKHVIPPRKLTFDDVKRPDRPNAAMNFTDSAFGFPLPMLTVSTVIMFDHRLPINVERAIYRLSHLKLSDPKRDLRQQVILSNFMYAYLNLVNHTLYMEQAAQEDELSSNSVVDNPSNTPSSSAAYKIEHNSANGSICIPDI; encoded by the coding sequence ATGGGAAGGGTAGATGATAGGCCGAAGCTGAGTTTAGAAGGCGAGGATCGATCGAGTCAGGGAAATTCCATCACTGAATCGCAGCGGGAGAAACGCAAGTCTGAGGTGCTGATAGCGGCACAATCTATCGAAAATGAGGTTCAAAGTGtcaagagcttgaagaggATCTCAATAGGGTCTATCGATCTTCTGATAGACCCTGAAATGGAGTTTCGGGTTAGTAACCCTAATGCCAGAAGGTCGTGGTCGTCAAACTCATCCTCTAGTGGAGAAGAGGCAGACATAAGAACGATATCAAGTCATGAGAATGAATTAAATATCAACAGTCAGGCAAGTGGCGATATAAGGGGCACTGACGGACCGGAAACTAGTTTTGATATAACCAGCGCCGATTATTTGCAAAGTTCTGATTCTGTTCCCGACGGCTCGGATACTCTAAGCTCTTCCAGTTATTCACAAAGAACTGGCTCACCCCAGCATTCTGTTAGAAGAATTCTCACGGGCGTGGGATCGCTAAGAAGAGGTGGTGTCAATGCCGCGGTGAGCGAGGATTCATCGTCTGTGCCTGTGGATGACGGCAGCTCCGGTCCAGGTAATTCCATATTATCAAAACAGTTGTTTTGGGTTCCTGCAAATCAGCATCCTAGTGTTAAACCGGAAAACTATTTGGAACTGGTACAAGATACTTTGCATAGCATACAGTTAGATGACAAGGACGAGATGCCGGATAGCGCTGATCAAAATGACGCAGATTTGGCCAGTTTCGAAAGAGCGCCCATTGATTTAGCACGTAAGCGCGATTCGTTGGTGCGAAGGCCTTCTCGATTAAGGAAATCATACACAGAattcgaagatgatgctgagtccgaagaagacgaaaaTTACCAGGAGGGCTACCGCAAGGCGGCAGATGAAGCTAAGGGACCTGGCCAATCTTTAAGAGGCTCCATGAGGGCGGTTTCCCTGAAGGACATCACGGAGGAGCTGAATAAAATTTCTAACAACGCCGGACTGACAAGCTCCGATGCCATTACTCTTGCAAGAACCCTGAGCATGGCTGGCACTTATAGTAATGCGGATAACAACTCCAAGGAGGGTGATGTGACGAAAGGCGGACCGAACACAATTAATGCATATGGCTCAACCAAATATGAGGACGAGGGTGAGTTTGCCTCCAACATGCTTATGAGATATGGTGTGGTGATCCCTGCAAGATCATCTTTGCGGAGAAGTAAATTTAATACGTATAGGATAAGATCTTCCGGAAGCACATCCTCGCTAACTAGCGAGCATTCAAATGTGGAGAATCGTGGAGTTACGGAGATCAAGGAGCAAGCCAGAGCATCTCATGAAAGCAGGAAGGAACTTTCCGTGAAGCATCAGCCTGATAGAAATGATTTAGTGAAAGCTAAGTTGCCGACAGAAAAACAGACCGAAAGTACTCTTTCTTCGCCCTCCACGATCAGCGATTTTCAAGACATATACGATCACTATCGCCATTCTAGTGTTGAATGGGAAAAAGAACTTGACGTGGGCTTACCACGGCAGGCAGATAGCCCTCTCGCTAACAGCTACGTGAAGTtgagagagaaagagattCACGCTGTGGGGAATTCGCCGTCGATTCAAGACACCAAGTTACTGGAAACAGGCTCACTCGCTGAAAATGAGGAAGACCCTGCTGCAATAGCAGCCCAGGATAGTTCGGAAAAAAAATCTAGCTGGTCATGGCTGAATGGTATTACTACTAGAGATTCAATCGCTGAGAAGCAAGTGAAGAGTGACTCCAAACCACTAGCGACACCCGATGACGAAGCATATCTGAGTAATAACTTGGAAAGGGTGCGAGATCACTCGAGGGCTCATTTAGGGAAGCTGGCAAATCAGAGCAGTAACCACTCGAAAAATAGGCACTCGCCTATATTTAATGCAAGCGAGTCTGCCAAACCCGGTCGTCCTCCAGCAGAAAGCGATGGCGCAAGCTCCAATTCAAGTAACCTGAAAAGGCAGAggtttgagaagaagttcgtgaatcttttcaaaagaaagGCCAAAAATAAGCTTACTGGTCATAAGATCTCGAAAGACAGCGTCAATGGCGATGCTTCGGGAAATTCATCCGGCGAAAACCTGCCCAGATCGGGAAAGCTTAACAAGAACCACATCAAGTTGAAGTCTGAGTCAGGAGCCGAAGAGCATCTGCGAAATGCACAAAGCGCTCTAGGCCATGTCTCGAGCGGCGGCCCCGAAGAGCATTCTGCTAAACAAGAGAGTGATGTGGACGAGCTGCCAGCGTTGCAGCCAGCCGTCAGCGTTACAAGCCTGAAGAGCAACCATGGGCTCACCAATGAGCCATCTGTAGTCGAGTCGGTGCGGGAACTTAACGGGGATGACTCGCAGGACGTGAGTGCCGATCAAAGCGCTGATTCCAGCATAGACTTGATGCAAGAGGCCTTGGTTATCAAAGAACCAACAAATGATCTGCAAGCGAACGGGAAGCCCGTGCCGCCGCCATCAAACAAGCACGTCATACCACCAAGGAAGCTAACTTTTGACGATGTAAAGAGACCGGATCGTCCCAACGCCGCTATGAACTTCACAGACAGTGCATTTGGTTTCCCGCTACCGATGCTCACTGTTTCTACAGTCATCATGTTTGATCACAGACTGCCAATCAACGTTGAAAGAGCCATTTACAGGCTGAGTCACCTAAAGCTCAGCGATCCCAAAAGAGATCTGCGGCAACAAGTTATTTTGAGCAATTTCATGTACGCTTACCTTAACTTGGTCAATCACACGCTGTACATGGAGcaagcagctcaagagGACGAATTGAGCTCCAATTCGGTCGTCGATAACCCGTCCAACACCCCATCCTCCAGCGCTGCCTACAAGATTGAACATAATTCGGCTAACGGATCGATTTGCATACCAGACATCTGA